In Achromobacter pestifer, the DNA window TGTTGTTCCGGCAGTTGGCGGTTGCGCTTGACCTCGGCCGATTGATGGCCGGCCGTGACCTTGCCATCGATCCAATCGGCGGCGTCCAGGCGGCGCCGGATCTCGGCAGCCTCTTCTGGCGTAAAAACTTCTGCGATCTGTATAAGCATGGCCACTATCCCGATTGCGTTGCAGGCGCGGCCGGCCACCGACCGCGCACGTGCCGCATTATCCCTGCAGGCAGCCGTTGAGCGCCTGATCGAAATCAAACAGCAGATCGGCTTCGTCTTCGATGCCCACCGACACGCGGATGAGGCTGTCCGCGATGCCCATCTGCTTGCGGCGCTCGGCGCCCATCTCGTAGTAGATGGTGTGCGCGGCAGGCAGCGCCAGGCTACGCGTATCGCCCAGATGAGTCGCCATCAGCACGACGCGCAGACGGTTCAGGAAGTCGAAGCAGTCCACCCCATCAGCCAGTTCAATCCCCAGCAGGCCGCCGAAGCGCGAACCGAACAGCGCCGCCGCGCGCGCGTGCTGCGGGTGGCTGGCCAGGCCCGGGTAATGCACCTTGGCCACGCCGCGATGCTCTTCCAGGAAGCGCGCCAGCGCCAGCGTGTTGGCGCAGTGCTTGGCCATGCGCAGGGCCAGGGTCTCGGCGCCCACCGCGATGCGGTGCGCGGGCTCGGCCGCCAGGGTGCCGCCCATGTCGCGCAGGCCCTTCTTCTTGATCTGCGTCAGGCCCCAGCTGGTGGACGGCCCCTTGCGATAGGCCTCGTAGATGTTCGAGTAATCCGACCAATCGTACAGGCCAGTGTCCGTCACGGCACCGCCCAAGGCATTGCCATGGCCGCCAATGTACTTGGACAACGAGTTCATCACCAACGACGCCCCGACCGAGGCTGGCCGGAACATCCAGGGCGTGGTCAGCGTGTTGTCGACGACGTAGACCAGGCCCTTCTCGCGGCAGATCTCGCCGATCACCGCCAGGTCAGCAACTTGCGTGCCCGGGTTGGCGATGGTTTCGGTGAAGACCATGCGCGTGTTGGGCTGGATCGCCGCGCGCACCTGCGACGAATCGGTCGCGTCCACGAAGGTGATCTCCACGCCCAGGTCCAGCAGCGTGCCCAACAGGCTGTTGGTATTGCCGAACACGTACTGGCTGGACACCAGGTGATCGCCACGGCGCAGCAGCGTGGTGAAAATGGCGGCCAGCGCGGCCATGCCGGTCGCGAAGCTGACCGTGCCCTTGCCGCCTTCCATCTGGCTGATCTTGGCCTCCAGCGCGGTGGTGGTGGGCGTGCCCTGGCGGGCGTACGTAAAGCCGGCCTTGCCCTGGAACACCGCGGCCAGTTCGCGCGCGTCTTCGTAGGCAAACTCCGAGGACGGATGCATGGGCTTGTGCACCGCTCCGTGCTCGACGGATTGCTTGCGGTCGGAATGGAGGATCGTGGTGGTAAAGCCGTTCTGGTGCATGATGGGCGGACGCGAAAAGGATGTGATCTACAAGATAGGCAGGACGGATGAATCAGGAACGGCGCTGGCGCACGGTTTCATAGAGGCAGACGGCGCTGGCCACGCTGACGTTCAGGCTTTCCACCGAACCCAGCATGGGAATGTTCACCAACTGGTCGCAGGTTTCCCGCGTCAGACGGCGCATGCCCTCGCCTTCCGCGCCCATGACCCAGGCCATGGGCTGGCGCGCATCGATTTGATGCATGCTGTCGGCCGCCTGGTCGTCGGTACCCACCAGCCACACGCCGCGATCCTTAAGGCTGCGCATGGTGCGCGCCAGGTTGGTCACCATCAGATAGGGCACCGTATCGGCCGCGCCGCAAGCCACGCGCTGCACGGTTGCGTTCAGGCCCACGGCCCGGTCGCGCGGCGCGATGACGGCGTGCACGCCGGCGGCGTCGGCGGTGCGCAGGCAGGCGCCCAGGTTGTGCGGATCGGTCACGCCATCCAGGATCAGCAGCAGCGGCGGCCCTTCGATGACGTCGAGCACTTCGTCCACGTCCACCGCCAGCTGGCGTTCCTCGGCCAGCGCCACCACGCCCTGATGGCGGGTGCCGCGGGACAGGCCGTCCAGGCGCTCCATGGGGACCGGATGCAGGCGGCAACCGGCTTTCTCGGCCTGTTCGATGAACGTCTGCATCCGCTTGTCGCGGCGCGACGCCTCTACATAGATTTCCTTGATCGAGTCGGGCGCGTGGCGCAGCCGCGCAACAACCGCGTGAAACCCGGCCAGGACTTGGGTCGACGCCATAAATGCAATACCTTTAGATAAACGAATACCCGCCCCAGAGCGGGGCGGGCTACCGGACCAAGCCGGCCATAGATGCAATGTTACCCCTTATGGCGCCGCCGCCAAACGACGGCTTGGCCATAAAGAGGTGTCAGTGGCGCTTGTGCGTGGCCTTCTTGGCCGGCGCGGCGCGCTGGGGCGCCTTGGACGTCCGCGGCGGCTTGCCGGCCTTCTTGGCCTCGGCTCGCCGCTCCTTGGCGGTCTGGCCCTTGAGAGCGGCCGGCTTGGGGGAAGCCGCCTTCTTCACGCGACGAACAGGTTCGTCCGGACCGCGTGCCGACGCCTTGCGCAAGGCATCGAAGCTCGTGCCCTGCACCAGGCGGAACTCGATGCGGCGCGCCTCCAGATCCACGCGCGCCACCTGCACCTGCACCTTGTCGGTCAGGCGATAACGCATGCCCGTGCGCTCGCCACGCAGTTCATGCAGGCCATCGTTGAACTGGAAGTACTCGCCGCCCAGCTCGGAGACGTGCACCAGCCCTTCGACGTGCAGCGTGTCCAGCGTGACGAAGATGCCGAAGCTGGCGACGCCGGTGACGGTGCCGCTGAAGTCTTCGCCCACGCGCTCTTTGACGAACCAGCACTTGAGCCAGGCCTCGACGTCGCGCGAGGCCTCGTCGGCGCGGCGCTCGCTAGCCGACAGCACCAGACCCATCTTTTCCCAGATGGCCTGTTCGTGCTCGCGCTGCGTGCGGCCTATGACCACCGCATGGTCGTCCAGGCTGGGCACATAGCGCTGTCCGGCCAGCAGCGCCTTGATGACACGGTGCGTCAGCAGGTCGGGATAGCGGCGGATGGGCGAGGTGAAGTGGCTGTAGCCGGGATAGGACAGGCCGAAGTGGCCCATGTTGTCGGGGCTGTAGACCGCCTGCTGCATGGAGCGCAGACACATGGTCTGCAGCAGCTGGTAGTCGGGCCGTCCGCGCACGGAATCCAGGAAGTCGCCATAGTCCTTGGCCGTGGGCGTTTCCCCGCCGCCCAGCGACAGGCCCATGGTGCGCAGGAACTCGCGCAGCGACTGCAGGCGCTCGGGCGTGGGGCCTTCGTGGATGCGGTACAGGCCGGGATGCTTGCTGCGGGTCATGAAGTCGGCCGCGCAGGTGTTGGCGGCCAGCATGCATTCTTCGATCAGCTTGTGGGCATCGTTGCGCACCGAGGGCACGATCTGCTCGATGCGGCCGAGTTCGTTGCAGACGATCTTGGTCTCGACGGTGTCGAAGTCGATCGCGCCGCGCTTCTTGCGCCCCTGCGCCAGCAGTTGATAGAGCTCGTACAGGTGCTGGACCTGCGGCATGACGCTGCGCATGGCGTGCGCGGCCGGACCGCCGGGCTGCTGCAGCGCGGCCCAGATGTTCGTATAGGTGGTGCGCGCATGAGAGTGCATGACCGCGTTATAGAACTGGTAGGCCGTGACCGTGCCGGCCTTGGCGCCGCTGGCCGGGATGACCATGTCGCAAACCAGCACCAGGCGGTCGACGTCCGGGTTCAGCGAGCACAGGCCGTTGGACAGCGACTCCGGCAGCATCGGGATGACCCGGCGCGGAAAGTACACGCTGGTGCCGCGTTCGATCGCGTCGTCGTCCAGCGCGTCGCCCGGACGCACGTAGTTGCTGACATCGGCGATGGCCACCAGCAGGCGCCAGCCCGGACGCTTGCGCTGGCCCGTGCCCAACTCCACAGGTTCACAGTAAACCGCATCGTCGAAGTCGCGCGCGTCCTCGCCGTCTATGGTGATGAGGGGCA includes these proteins:
- the rnr gene encoding ribonuclease R, giving the protein MAKRSNNESNNNRSTPLPEAPPDFDPDVPSREAILKALRAAGSPLSPVELAERMGVERAATMVGFERRLGAMERDGQLMPNRKGVLLLATKLDFVAGKVLGHRDGFGFLLRDDGGPDLFLSPREMLKVLHGDRVLVKPTGEYRGKPEGTIVEVIERRTNKLVGRFLHEHGLSIVVPEDQRIKHDILIPPSDTNGAQHGQVVAVEIMEQPTRHTQPLGRVAEVLGEIDDPGMEIEIAVRKFDVPVDFSEAALKQAARLPDVVRKADLKDRVDLRDVPLITIDGEDARDFDDAVYCEPVELGTGQRKRPGWRLLVAIADVSNYVRPGDALDDDAIERGTSVYFPRRVIPMLPESLSNGLCSLNPDVDRLVLVCDMVIPASGAKAGTVTAYQFYNAVMHSHARTTYTNIWAALQQPGGPAAHAMRSVMPQVQHLYELYQLLAQGRKKRGAIDFDTVETKIVCNELGRIEQIVPSVRNDAHKLIEECMLAANTCAADFMTRSKHPGLYRIHEGPTPERLQSLREFLRTMGLSLGGGETPTAKDYGDFLDSVRGRPDYQLLQTMCLRSMQQAVYSPDNMGHFGLSYPGYSHFTSPIRRYPDLLTHRVIKALLAGQRYVPSLDDHAVVIGRTQREHEQAIWEKMGLVLSASERRADEASRDVEAWLKCWFVKERVGEDFSGTVTGVASFGIFVTLDTLHVEGLVHVSELGGEYFQFNDGLHELRGERTGMRYRLTDKVQVQVARVDLEARRIEFRLVQGTSFDALRKASARGPDEPVRRVKKAASPKPAALKGQTAKERRAEAKKAGKPPRTSKAPQRAAPAKKATHKRH
- the rlmB gene encoding 23S rRNA (guanosine(2251)-2'-O)-methyltransferase RlmB, with the translated sequence MASTQVLAGFHAVVARLRHAPDSIKEIYVEASRRDKRMQTFIEQAEKAGCRLHPVPMERLDGLSRGTRHQGVVALAEERQLAVDVDEVLDVIEGPPLLLILDGVTDPHNLGACLRTADAAGVHAVIAPRDRAVGLNATVQRVACGAADTVPYLMVTNLARTMRSLKDRGVWLVGTDDQAADSMHQIDARQPMAWVMGAEGEGMRRLTRETCDQLVNIPMLGSVESLNVSVASAVCLYETVRQRRS
- a CDS encoding cystathionine gamma-synthase family protein, whose amino-acid sequence is MHQNGFTTTILHSDRKQSVEHGAVHKPMHPSSEFAYEDARELAAVFQGKAGFTYARQGTPTTTALEAKISQMEGGKGTVSFATGMAALAAIFTTLLRRGDHLVSSQYVFGNTNSLLGTLLDLGVEITFVDATDSSQVRAAIQPNTRMVFTETIANPGTQVADLAVIGEICREKGLVYVVDNTLTTPWMFRPASVGASLVMNSLSKYIGGHGNALGGAVTDTGLYDWSDYSNIYEAYRKGPSTSWGLTQIKKKGLRDMGGTLAAEPAHRIAVGAETLALRMAKHCANTLALARFLEEHRGVAKVHYPGLASHPQHARAAALFGSRFGGLLGIELADGVDCFDFLNRLRVVLMATHLGDTRSLALPAAHTIYYEMGAERRKQMGIADSLIRVSVGIEDEADLLFDFDQALNGCLQG